The sequence TCGCCGAGATATTCGCGCACCAGCGTGTAGTTCGGGTCGATGCGCAACGCTTCCTCGTAATAGCCGAGGCCGACGGTGACACGCCCGGAATGACGGTGCGAATAGCCGAGATAATTTAGGATGCGCGGATCCTGCTTGTTGGCGGCAAGGGTCAGCACCGAGATCGCCTCGTCATAGCGCCCGGCCATCGCCAGCGCATGGCCGGCATCATAGATGCTGTCGTCGTCCAGCATGCCTTCCTGGGGTGCGACGCACTTTTTCTTCTTCTTGTCCCAGACCTCTCCCTTCTTGCACTGGGTGACAGTCTGGTCGCTGCCACCACCGCTACTGCCGGCGGCGAATACCGGAACAGCCATGAACTGCAGAGCGAGAAGCGCGCTCGCCGCCTGGATCAGCACTCTTTTATGCATTGAAGCCTCCTGGAGGGTTGAGAATGCAACACTAACGCCGCGTGCCGACTGTTTCATCCCGAAAAAAATAGTCTGGGAGAACATCAGGTGACGGATGCCCGAAATCCGCTATCATCCGGCAAACGACTGACGGAGGCGGCCCGTGCAGCAGCGGCTTGAAAAGGACTGGGACCTTACTATCGGCCCCGACACCGTGCGCCTATTCATCCTCAAGGCCAAGGCGCTGAGTGCCGCCGTCAACGAGGACTACGCCGACGGCGCCGAACACGAGATCGAGTTCGACGGCGACACGCACGACAATCATCACCATGACGGCCTTGCCGAGGAAAGTTCGGAAAACCTGACCGAGGAAGAACTGCGCGAGCTGATCGACGACCTCAATGTCGATGAAGCCGCCGAACTGATCGCGCTCGCCTGGGTCGGCCGCGGCGACTACGACGCCGCGGAATGGGTGGATGCCGTGACGGCGGCGCGCGAGCGCGCCAACAAGCGCACGGCCAAGTACCTGCTTGGCATGCCGCTGCTCGCCGACTGGCTGGAGGAAGGCCTCGAAGCGATCGGCGCGTAACGCCGCGGTAACCGATTGTGATCGGAGGAAAGCGTCCGTCCAGGCAACTTCGGCATGCCGGCGCCGTTTCGGAGCGATGGCAACGCTGAGCTTTTCCCGACTTTGCACCTTGGCGCTGCCTTTGGCGGCCGCGGTTCTGCTGGCGACGCCGGCCGACGCCAGACATCGTCACAGGCATCACCAGCCGCTGTCCCCTCGGATGGATCAGTCGTTGACGCAGCGTCTGGACCAGCCATTGAGGCAGAAAGGCAAGCACCGCGGCAGATCACGCGGCAAGCAGCAGATCGCACCAAGGCAGACGCCACAGGAGACGCAGGAGCAGCAAACCTCGCCCGCCGATATTCCGGTGCCCGAGCCGCGTCCCACGGACGCGCCAAAGGCCGACGCCGCACCGGTGGAAGAGCAAAAGAGCGTCGGTCCAAAGGCCTCGGACGCCTCCAACCAGCTCAATGAGGAAAAGGCTCGTCAGGCAAAGCAAGCCCATCCCGAGCCATCGGCCCGCGAATCTTCAACCCGAGAGCCGTCAACCGAAACGGAAAGCGAGCCTGAGTCGCCAGCCGAGGTGCCGATCCCGACACGAAGGCCCGACACTGCGGAACCAGAGGTTCAGCCACCAGCGGTTGCGCCACAGCCGCCTGAAAAACCGGCGGAAGGTGGCGACGAGAAAATGCTTCCCGATCCGCGCTCGGCAGACCGGCCAGGCGAAAAAATGCCCGCCGGGGAAGTCGCCTGCCGTGACAGGCTGAAGTCGCTCGGCGTCGAATTCGAGGAGCACGGTGCGGAAAGCAATCCCGAAATCGGCTGCTCCATCCCCTACCCCCTCGTGCTGAAGAGCCTTGGCAAGTCGATCGCCATCGCCCCCGGCACCGAGCTCAACTGTCCAATGGCCGAGGCGGCGGCGCGGTTTGCCGCCGACGTCGTCCAGCCGGAGGCGAAAGCCGAATTCGGCGCCGACCTCAAATCGATCAGCCAGGCATCGGCCTTCGTCTGCCGCCCGCGCCACGGCACCAGGAAACTGTCGGAGCACGCTTTCGGCAACGCGCTCGACATAGCCAGTTTCACCTTGTCCGATGGCAGGAAGGTCGAGGTCGGTCCAACGCCGCCCGAAGGGGACGCCAAATTCCTCAACGCCGTGCGCAAGGCCGCCTGCGGTCCGTTCAAGACCGTGCTCGGACCGGGTGCCGACGCCGACCACGCCTTGCACTTCCACCTCGATCTCGAGCCACGCCGGCATGGCGGCACGTTCTGCCAGTAGCTATTGTCCCTTGAGGATCGCCGCAATTCCGCCGCAGGCGTGAACGCGGGCGCTGAGTTTTCCTTTACCCTTGATCGTTAAAATGCCGGATATCCGGCCATGATCCCGAAAAGTGGAAACCAGTTTTCGGAAAAGATCATGGCCAGGCAAAAGGTAGAACCTGATCGGGATCAGGTTCGGGGACAGGATTCCGCCAATGGCCGGCAAATTTCGCGCCGTGTTTTCCGCCACCGCGCGCCGATCGAAACCCGTGATGCTGCTGGCCGCCGGCCTCACCCTCGCGGCGGTTTCGGCCTGCAACACCGGCAGCGTGCTATCGTTGCAGCCGGCGGTCGATGTCGGCTCGCAAACCTCGGCCGTGCCGCAATATACGGGCATGCAGCGGCTTGTTCCCTCCAATCCCTACATGACGCAGGCCGCCTATCCGCGCATGGATGAGCCGATGTCGC comes from Mesorhizobium japonicum MAFF 303099 and encodes:
- a CDS encoding extensin-like domain-containing protein, producing the protein MDQSLTQRLDQPLRQKGKHRGRSRGKQQIAPRQTPQETQEQQTSPADIPVPEPRPTDAPKADAAPVEEQKSVGPKASDASNQLNEEKARQAKQAHPEPSARESSTREPSTETESEPESPAEVPIPTRRPDTAEPEVQPPAVAPQPPEKPAEGGDEKMLPDPRSADRPGEKMPAGEVACRDRLKSLGVEFEEHGAESNPEIGCSIPYPLVLKSLGKSIAIAPGTELNCPMAEAAARFAADVVQPEAKAEFGADLKSISQASAFVCRPRHGTRKLSEHAFGNALDIASFTLSDGRKVEVGPTPPEGDAKFLNAVRKAACGPFKTVLGPGADADHALHFHLDLEPRRHGGTFCQ
- a CDS encoding DUF3775 domain-containing protein, which produces MQQRLEKDWDLTIGPDTVRLFILKAKALSAAVNEDYADGAEHEIEFDGDTHDNHHHDGLAEESSENLTEEELRELIDDLNVDEAAELIALAWVGRGDYDAAEWVDAVTAARERANKRTAKYLLGMPLLADWLEEGLEAIGA
- a CDS encoding tetratricopeptide repeat protein — translated: MHKRVLIQAASALLALQFMAVPVFAAGSSGGGSDQTVTQCKKGEVWDKKKKKCVAPQEGMLDDDSIYDAGHALAMAGRYDEAISVLTLAANKQDPRILNYLGYSHRHSGRVTVGLGYYEEALRIDPNYTLVREYLGEAHLQIGDLAGAQQQLMEIEKRTGKGSREYGMLSEQIDHFMRS